A genome region from Hippopotamus amphibius kiboko isolate mHipAmp2 chromosome 1, mHipAmp2.hap2, whole genome shotgun sequence includes the following:
- the LOC130835626 gene encoding LOW QUALITY PROTEIN: olfactory receptor 6K3-like (The sequence of the model RefSeq protein was modified relative to this genomic sequence to represent the inferred CDS: inserted 2 bases in 1 codon) encodes MERGNLSAVTEFIFTGFPQIQDGGLLYFFPLLFIYTFIVIGNLLIFFAVRLDTHPHNPMYNFISIFSFLEIWYTTVTIPKMLSNLISEKKTISVTGCLLQMYFFHSLGNLEGILLITMAIDRYVAICNPLCYQMIVTPRLCAQLSAGSCLFGFLILLPEIVMISTLPFCGPNQIHQIFCDLVPVPNLACTDTSMILIEDVTHAVAIIVTVSIIALSYIRIITVILRIPSAEGQQKAFSTSAGHLTFFLIFFGSVSLMYLRFSATRPTVVDTTIAXFTVLAPFFNSITYSLRNKDMKNAIRKLFCIKKVLNMSGG; translated from the exons ATGGAGAGAGGAAACCTATCAGCAGTGACTGAGTTTATCTTCACTGGCTTTCCCCAGATCCAGGATGGTGGTCTCCTATACTTCTTTCCTTTACTTTTCATCTACACCTTTATTGTCATTGGGAATCTATTGATCTTCTTTGCTGTAAGGCTGGATACCCATCCCCACAATCCCATGTATaatttcatcagtatcttttccTTTCTGGAGATTTGGTACACCACAGTCACCATTCCCAAGATGCTCTCCAATCTCATCAGTGAAAAGAAGACTATCTCTGTTACTGGCTGCCTCCTTCAGATGTATTTCTTCCATTCACTTGGAAATTTGGAGGGGATCTTGCTAATCACCATGGCCATTGACAGATATGTTGCAATCTGCAACCCTCTTTGCTATCAAATGATCGTGACTCCCCGACTGTGTGCTCAGCTCTCTGCAGGCTCCTGCCTCTTTGGcttcctcattctgcttcctgaGATTGTAATGATTTCAACATTGCCCTTCTGTGGTCCCAACCAAATCCATCAAATCTTTTGTGACTTGGTCCCAGTACCGAACCTGGCCTGCACAGACACATCCATGATTCTGATTGAGGATGTGACCCATGCCGTGGCCATCATCGTTACTGTCTCAATCATTGCCCTGTCCTATATAAGAATCATCACTGTGATCCTGAGGATTCCTTCTGCTGAGGGTCAGCAAAAGGCTTTTTCTACTTCTGCAGGCCATCTTacattttttctgatattttttggCAGTGTGTCCCTCATGTACTTGCGTTTCAGTGCCACTCGCCCAACAGTTGTGGACACAACCATTGC GTTTACTGTGCTTGCTCCATTTTTTAACTCCATCACCTATAGTCTGAGAAACAAGGACATGAAGAATGCGATTAGAAAACTCTTCTGTATTAAAAAAGTGTTGAACATGTCTGGAGGTTAA